The window CGGCCTGCTGAAGCTGAAGTACAAGAAGAACGACATCGCCAAGGGCGTCGTCGCGACGATCACGATGGGCGTCGACCCCGAGGCCACCAACACCGGAACCTGACCGGCGGACGTACGACGTGCGGGGCGGATGTGCGCAAACACGTCCGCCCCGCATTCACATGTATGGACATCCGGTACAGCCGTTGACCCTGAAGAGATGCCTCCGTAACGTTCCCCGAGCCCGCGTACGTGATCCAGGTTCATGTATGTGTACGACCTAGGGGAGACAACGATGTCGGAAGCCGCCCAGGTGTCGGTGATACCCGACGCCGAACGCCGCGCCGTCGGCAAGTTCCTGCGCCGGATGCTGCCGATCCTCGTCCTGATGCTGCTGGTCAACCAGATGGACCGGACGAACGTCGGCTTCGTCCAGGACGAACTCCGGGCCGACGTCGGCGTGAGCGCCACCGCGTACGGCCTCGGCGCGGGGCTGTTCTTCATCGGGTACGCCCTGTTCGAGGTGCCCAGCAACATGCTCCTCGAGCGGTTCGGCGCCCGCGTCTGGCTGACCCGCATCATGATCACCTGGGGCGCGGTGATCGTGGCGATGTGCTTCATCCACAACGTGTGGATGTTCTACGTCCTGCGCTTCCTGCTCGGCGTCGCGGAGGCCGGGTTCTTCCCCGGTGTGCTGCTCTACTTCACCCAGTGGCTGCCCGACTCCAGCCGGGGCCGGGCGAGCGCGATCTTCCTGGGCGGCTCGGCGACGGCGTATATCGTGACCGGGCCCATCACGGGCGCGCTGCTGGAACTGCACGGCTCGGGCGGGATCGCCGGCTGGCGCTGGATGTTCGCGCTGGAGGGGGCCTTCTCGATCCTGGTCGGATTCATCGCCGGCTTCTTCCTCGTCTCCCGCATCCAGGACGCGCGTTGGCTCACCCAGGAGGAGAAGGACGCGCTCAGCGGGGCGGTCGCCCGGGACAAGGAGGCGCGCGACCGTGCCCCCAGGACGTCCCGGCTGAAGCTGATCCTGCACCCCCAGGTCGCCCTGCTGACCGCGGTGTTCTTCGCGATGGCCCTCACCGGGTACGCGATCACCTTCTGGCTGCCGAGCCTGGTCGACGACATCGGCGGGCTGTCGCCCTTCCAGGTGGGCCTGCTCACGGCCGTGCCATGGATCTGCGCGGTGATCGCGATGTACACGATGGCCCACTTCACCGACCGCGCCCCCGACCGCCGCCCGTACCTGGCGATCGCCCTCGTCCTGTCCGCGGTCGGCACCTTCCTGGCCACCCTCGGCTCCCCCTGGTTCGGCCTCGCCGCGCTCACGCTGGCCGCGGTCGGGGGGAAGTGCGCGGCCACGCTGTTCTGGCCGATGGCCCAGTCGGGGCTCGACCTGAGGATCGCGGCGCCGGGGCTCGCCCTGGTCAACTCCATAGGGAACCTCGGCGGTTTCGTCTCGCCGACCCTCTTCGGCTATCTCCAGGACACCACCGGCAGCACCAACGGGGGCCTGTACACCCTCTCCGCGGCCTCCTTCCTCGCGGTGTGCGGCGTGGCGTTCATCCACCGGACGCGGACGGCCGCACCGTCGGTCCCGGAGACGGCCGCGACACGAGCGTGAACGCGGAGGGGGCCCCCGAAGGACCGCCCCCCTCCATCAAACGCCCTGTCAGGTCAGGGACTTGTAGCCGCTCCATCCGCTCGCGATCTGCGTTCGCGAGCCGAACGACCCCTTCCCGTCACCGCTGTTGCGCCACACGTTGCCGCTGGTGTCGCGGGAGACGAGGTCCGGGTGGCCGTCGTCGGTGATGTCGCCGACGCCGACGACGACGTTGTAGTTGCCGCCCCAGTTCGCGAACAGCTTCACCCGGGCGGCGAAGGTGCCGTCGCCCTTGCCGTTGTAGCGCCACAGGGTGTTCGCGGTGTCCTGGGCGAGGAGGTCGGGCTTGCCGTCGCCGGTGATGTCCCCGACGCCGACGATCTTCTTGTAGCCCTTCCAGTTGTCGTAGAGCTTCACACGAGCGGACAGCTTGCCGTCGCTCGTGCCCTTGTAGAGGTAGACCGCTCCGGTGGACGAGTTCCGCGCGATCAGGTCCGGCCGTCCGTCACCGCTGACGTCGCCCGGCGAGGTCAGCACGTTGTACTGCGTCCAGCCGCTGGTCGCGAGGGTCGTGTACGACGTCGACGGCTTGACCGCGGCACCGCAGCCCGGCTTGTACAGGCGCAGCGCGCCGCTGGTGTACCGCACGAGGACGTCGTTGCAGCGGTCGCCGCTCAGGTCGCCGAAGGGGACGGCCGTGACGGTGGTGGCCCAGCCGGTGCCGGTGTACTTGTCGCCGAACTTGCCGGTGCCGGTGCCGCTCTGGAAGGTCAGGCCGCCGGAGGAGTTCAGGGTGAGCAGGTCACCGCGGCCGTCCGGGCCGTCGGGGCTGACGAAGTCGCGGCGGACCGGCGCTCCGCGCTGGAGGAAGGCCTCACCGGTGGTGACCGTGTTCTCCGTGACGGCGGCGAGGCCGGTCGCCTTCAGGGTCCACTTGAACCAGCCGGTGGGGAAGTAACTCCCGTCGGCCTTCTTGCCGTTCCAGGACACCGACACCCGGTCCGGGGTTGCGCCGCCGGTGAGCGTGCGGGTGGCCTTGCCGGTCGCGCCGCTCTGCACGGAGGTGAGGGTGAGCGACCAGGAGGTGACCGGGCGGGACAGCACCCAGTCGGCCTCGAAGGGCACGTTCGGGGCCGCATAGCTGCCGGCCGACGTCTCGAAGGCCGTCACGGCCGATGGGGCGATGCCGGTGGTCGTGACGTGGGTGCGCTCGTAGTCGTCGAACCAGGCGACCAGGCCGGTGTACTCGTCGACCGTCCAGCGATAACGGCGGTCCGCCGTCAGGCCGTTGGCAGCCAGGTCGGAGGCGATCACTCGGGTGCTCCCGGTGGCCGACTCGGTGAGGACCAGGGTGTGGGTGGCGTGGTCGTGGCGGACGGTGAAGCCGTCACCGAGCAGCACGTCACCGGGGGCGACCGCCTTCGACGTACCGGCCTTGGTGTCGTACACGCCGGCCGAGTCCGTCCCGCAGGCCCAGTACACCCAGCGGCCCGCCGCCTGCAGTTCGCTCGGCACACAGGCCAGGCCCGGCACGGTCACCGTGGAGAGCGTCTTCGCCAGCGGGATGCTGTACGAGGTGAGCTTGCCGGCGGTGGTGGTGGCGCTCCAGAGGGTCGAGCCGTTCAGGGCGGCGGCGCGGACGGTCCGCTTCAGCTTCTCGCCCTGGCCGAACTCGCCCACGTACTGCGCCGGCGTGGTGCCGCCGGAGTTGTAGACGGCGTAGTCGTCGGAGACGTCCACGATCGCGCCGCCCTGGCCGCCGAAGTCCAGGTAGTGGCCGCCGATAGCCTTGAGCCGGTCGTCGCCGAGACTCTCGCCCTCGTCGGTGCCGCCGTTCAGGTCCAGGTAGACGTCCTCGGCGGAGAGGTTCCCCCACAGCGCCGCGCAGGTGGCGCCCGCGTACGGGCAGACCGGCCCGTACATCGAGCCGCTCTCCGTGGCGGCGGACGCCGTCAGCGCGGTGGAGCCGTCGGTGGTGAGGGTGTGTACCGAGGTGGTGTCCGTGGTGGTACTGGCCGGGTCGTCCTCGGCGACGCGCAGGCTGCCGCGGCTGAGCGCGATGCCCGTCTTGGCGTTCTCCACCGCCGGGGCCTGCCGGACCTTCTCCAGCTTCAGCGTGCCGTCCTCGGCCTGGCTGACCCGCTGCACCCACCAGTCGGTGGCGTCGGTGCCGCCCGTGACGAGGGCGCCGCCGTCGGCGGTCTCCAGCGCGTACTCGCCGGCGCTCGTCAGCAGGGTCTGCTGCACCGAGGGGTCGGTGACGCTGACCGCGAGCAGCTTGGAACCGAGCTCACGGGAGGACAGCGGCAGCAGCAGCCAGTCGCCGACCAGGACCGGGTCACCGTCGAGCGCGCCGGGGTGCGCGGGCAGCTTGACGAGCTGCTCCGGGGCGGTGAGGTCGGCGCGGGACTTCAGGTGCAGCTCGGCGGTGCCCTCCTGGTACCAGCCGATGCGGTCCTCGCTCATCACGTAGTGCGAGGCGTAGGTGGCGTCGGCGAACACATTGGTGTTCACGGCCGAGGCGACG of the Streptomyces sp. T12 genome contains:
- a CDS encoding VCBS repeat-containing protein, giving the protein MGRHALRRGGLAAAVSSLAVAVAAASVVVLSEGGGSAEAAEADTTAITLVDPSTTTPRTDRPYVAGGTGFLHRQTGRAGMQWTDYATGRTVTVEKADGSVYAPSSTCYYIDSECRPAWYGSDGDLVALPSSSVTSSTVTLWDPATATARNLSWPGSTTHGYYRALAGDTVVTTYSLIDKVDGEWQARKVTGDPTAVGSDDVLAADSSGVLWSVDTGRIGYIDVASAVNTNVFADATYASHYVMSEDRIGWYQEGTAELHLKSRADLTAPEQLVKLPAHPGALDGDPVLVGDWLLLPLSSRELGSKLLAVSVTDPSVQQTLLTSAGEYALETADGGALVTGGTDATDWWVQRVSQAEDGTLKLEKVRQAPAVENAKTGIALSRGSLRVAEDDPASTTTDTTSVHTLTTDGSTALTASAATESGSMYGPVCPYAGATCAALWGNLSAEDVYLDLNGGTDEGESLGDDRLKAIGGHYLDFGGQGGAIVDVSDDYAVYNSGGTTPAQYVGEFGQGEKLKRTVRAAALNGSTLWSATTTAGKLTSYSIPLAKTLSTVTVPGLACVPSELQAAGRWVYWACGTDSAGVYDTKAGTSKAVAPGDVLLGDGFTVRHDHATHTLVLTESATGSTRVIASDLAANGLTADRRYRWTVDEYTGLVAWFDDYERTHVTTTGIAPSAVTAFETSAGSYAAPNVPFEADWVLSRPVTSWSLTLTSVQSGATGKATRTLTGGATPDRVSVSWNGKKADGSYFPTGWFKWTLKATGLAAVTENTVTTGEAFLQRGAPVRRDFVSPDGPDGRGDLLTLNSSGGLTFQSGTGTGKFGDKYTGTGWATTVTAVPFGDLSGDRCNDVLVRYTSGALRLYKPGCGAAVKPSTSYTTLATSGWTQYNVLTSPGDVSGDGRPDLIARNSSTGAVYLYKGTSDGKLSARVKLYDNWKGYKKIVGVGDITGDGKPDLLAQDTANTLWRYNGKGDGTFAARVKLFANWGGNYNVVVGVGDITDDGHPDLVSRDTSGNVWRNSGDGKGSFGSRTQIASGWSGYKSLT
- a CDS encoding MFS transporter codes for the protein MSEAAQVSVIPDAERRAVGKFLRRMLPILVLMLLVNQMDRTNVGFVQDELRADVGVSATAYGLGAGLFFIGYALFEVPSNMLLERFGARVWLTRIMITWGAVIVAMCFIHNVWMFYVLRFLLGVAEAGFFPGVLLYFTQWLPDSSRGRASAIFLGGSATAYIVTGPITGALLELHGSGGIAGWRWMFALEGAFSILVGFIAGFFLVSRIQDARWLTQEEKDALSGAVARDKEARDRAPRTSRLKLILHPQVALLTAVFFAMALTGYAITFWLPSLVDDIGGLSPFQVGLLTAVPWICAVIAMYTMAHFTDRAPDRRPYLAIALVLSAVGTFLATLGSPWFGLAALTLAAVGGKCAATLFWPMAQSGLDLRIAAPGLALVNSIGNLGGFVSPTLFGYLQDTTGSTNGGLYTLSAASFLAVCGVAFIHRTRTAAPSVPETAATRA